A genomic window from Terriglobia bacterium includes:
- a CDS encoding HAMP domain-containing protein, whose protein sequence is MSPMNFKQRLRLAVGGVLLTLLLAAVFTLGSLDMPFEPKTWPQVLTLYAVSSFITAALIVFGLVLMRTVLRLWNERNKQQLGARFKTKMVLGAMVISLLPIFFMFIVSYSLLNRTLARWFPRPLELAVQETRELLADFGRVQLQRMNDLGAAAVASSGSSATKGPASQPGEWPARAVAMGADAAWLLHEDGSMSHVLRRVSPAPNSTQTAIPLAVTPRRARTLPSGAQIWLLGQETYIGNTPLPSPNAAVLVVARRLPQNFLQRYAEVDKQSLAYGYEKQHLRALKTQMLQILLLFTLLLLFAALWMALFLAKQVTVPIQALAEGTREISSGNFDYQVPEQAQDELGVLVRSFNAMTTQLRDSRRQIDEFTRSLQQAVQELERRRQLMETILENIPTGVISLDASGAVLRTNPAMTRITGEAAGNAQNLEQLLGPDAARLVHNLMRRAQRMGVVTREIELIVQGRVLHAAVTVSSLGPRRANTGYVVVLDDLTEVLRAQKSAAWQEVAKRIAHEIKNPLTPIQLSAQRLTRFLERRGAQPGAPAERDPELARLVQECSQLIEREVATLASLVNEFSQFVRFPTAKLGPTDANQVIREALEVFAGRLDGVSVQTQLEVHLPAVRGDGGLLRSVFVNLIDNAAEALENARVKQIRIATRAIPDAEMVEIRIEDTGHGISPEDKDKLFLPTFSTKERGTGLGLAIAARIIAEHGGTIRVEDNRPVGSRFFIELPVIEPVPAPSGEGV, encoded by the coding sequence ATGAGCCCGATGAATTTCAAGCAACGCCTGCGTCTGGCGGTTGGCGGCGTCCTCCTGACGCTGCTGCTTGCCGCCGTTTTCACCCTCGGCTCGCTGGATATGCCTTTCGAGCCCAAGACCTGGCCGCAGGTCCTGACCCTCTACGCCGTGTCCAGCTTCATCACCGCGGCTCTGATCGTCTTCGGGCTGGTGCTGATGCGCACGGTTCTGCGCCTGTGGAACGAGCGCAACAAACAGCAGCTTGGTGCGCGCTTCAAGACCAAGATGGTTCTGGGCGCGATGGTCATCTCCCTGCTGCCCATCTTTTTCATGTTCATCGTCAGCTACTCGCTCCTCAACCGTACCCTGGCGCGCTGGTTTCCCCGCCCGCTGGAACTCGCCGTTCAGGAGACCCGGGAGTTGCTCGCCGATTTCGGCAGGGTGCAGTTGCAGCGCATGAACGATCTGGGAGCTGCCGCGGTTGCTTCCTCCGGTTCTTCGGCCACGAAGGGACCAGCATCGCAACCCGGGGAGTGGCCCGCGCGAGCCGTTGCTATGGGCGCGGATGCTGCCTGGCTGCTGCACGAAGATGGCAGCATGTCCCATGTGCTGCGCCGCGTTTCCCCGGCGCCCAACTCCACGCAAACCGCCATCCCTCTCGCGGTCACGCCGCGGCGGGCCCGCACGCTGCCCAGCGGCGCGCAGATCTGGCTTCTGGGACAGGAAACCTACATCGGGAACACCCCGCTGCCTTCCCCAAACGCCGCGGTGCTGGTGGTAGCGCGCCGCCTCCCCCAGAATTTCCTTCAGCGCTACGCGGAAGTGGACAAGCAGTCCCTGGCCTACGGTTACGAAAAGCAGCATCTGCGCGCCCTCAAGACGCAGATGCTGCAGATCCTTCTACTCTTCACCCTGCTTCTGCTCTTCGCCGCGTTGTGGATGGCCCTCTTTCTCGCCAAGCAGGTCACCGTCCCCATTCAGGCCCTGGCCGAAGGCACCCGGGAAATCTCCTCCGGCAATTTCGACTACCAGGTCCCCGAACAGGCGCAGGACGAACTCGGCGTGCTGGTGCGCTCCTTCAACGCCATGACTACCCAGTTGCGCGACAGCCGCCGCCAGATCGACGAATTCACGCGCAGCCTGCAGCAGGCCGTTCAGGAGTTGGAGCGCCGCCGCCAGCTCATGGAGACGATTCTGGAGAACATCCCCACCGGGGTCATTTCGCTGGACGCCAGCGGCGCCGTTCTGCGCACCAATCCGGCCATGACCCGCATCACCGGGGAGGCTGCGGGAAACGCGCAGAACCTGGAACAGCTGTTGGGGCCGGACGCGGCCCGCTTGGTGCACAATCTGATGCGCCGCGCCCAGCGCATGGGCGTGGTCACACGGGAGATCGAGCTGATCGTGCAGGGCCGCGTGCTGCACGCCGCGGTCACGGTGAGTTCGCTGGGGCCGCGCCGCGCCAATACCGGCTACGTCGTGGTTCTTGACGATCTCACCGAAGTGCTGCGCGCCCAGAAATCGGCGGCCTGGCAGGAAGTGGCCAAGCGCATCGCGCATGAAATCAAGAATCCCCTGACGCCGATCCAGCTATCCGCCCAGCGTTTGACCCGCTTCCTGGAGCGCCGCGGCGCCCAGCCCGGCGCGCCAGCCGAGCGCGATCCGGAGCTGGCCAGGCTGGTGCAGGAATGTTCGCAGCTCATCGAACGCGAAGTCGCCACCCTGGCTTCCCTGGTCAACGAGTTTTCCCAGTTTGTGCGTTTCCCCACCGCCAAGCTCGGCCCCACGGACGCCAATCAGGTGATCCGCGAGGCTCTCGAGGTCTTCGCCGGGCGGCTCGACGGCGTCTCCGTGCAGACGCAACTGGAAGTCCATCTTCCCGCCGTGCGCGGGGACGGCGGACTGCTCCGCAGCGTCTTCGTCAATTTGATTGACAACGCCGCGGAAGCCCTGGAGAACGCCCGGGTCAAACAGATCCGCATCGCCACCCGCGCGATCCCCGACGCCGAAATGGTGGAGATCCGCATCGAAGACACCGGCCACGGCATCTCTCCGGAGGACAAGGACAAGCTTTTCCTGCCCACGTTTTCGACCAAGGAACGCGGCACGGGCCTGGGTCTGGCCATCGCCGCGCGCATCATTGCCGAACATGGCGGTACAATCCGTGTGGAGGATAATCGTCCGGTCGGCTCGCGTTTTTTTATTGAGCTTCCGGTGATCGAGCCCGTTCCGGCCCCGTCCGGAGAAGGCGTGTGA
- a CDS encoding sigma-54 dependent transcriptional regulator, giving the protein MTTHSRILVVDDEAGIRESLSSILRDEGYLVEALPSGEEALLRASAGDFEVVLLDIWLAGMDGLQTLSRLQALPRPPLVIIISGHGNIETAVRATKLGAFDFVEKPLSLEKIIVLVRNAVQQRHLAVENQLLRAELGQRYRVIGDSVPMKALRQQIAVTAPTNGRVLIYGESGTGKELVARALHAASLRSNGPFVEMNCAAIPEELIESELFGHVKGSFTGATEDKIGKFQKADGGTLFLDEVGDMSLRTQSKVLRVLEQQRFEPVGSNQTVTVDVRVIAATNKNLEQEIARGAFRQDLFYRLNVIPFFVPPLRERQEDIPILARYFLAEFCEAYGRRTREISEAALEVLLRYPWPGNVRELRNLVERLVIMCPQQRIEPHHLPPELFRGAAESPQQPYATLQEARSAYEREFILRKLQEHRWNMTQTAASLGVERSHLYRKMKSLGIAAPD; this is encoded by the coding sequence ATGACCACCCATTCCCGCATCCTGGTTGTGGACGACGAAGCGGGCATCCGCGAATCGCTCTCCTCGATCCTGCGCGACGAGGGCTATCTCGTCGAAGCCCTGCCGTCCGGCGAAGAGGCCTTGCTGCGCGCCTCCGCCGGCGACTTCGAAGTCGTGCTCCTGGACATCTGGCTGGCCGGAATGGACGGCCTGCAGACCCTCAGCCGCCTGCAGGCTCTGCCCCGCCCGCCCCTGGTGATCATCATCTCCGGCCACGGCAACATCGAGACCGCCGTGCGCGCCACCAAGCTCGGGGCCTTTGACTTCGTCGAAAAGCCGCTCTCTCTGGAGAAGATCATCGTCCTGGTGCGCAACGCCGTGCAGCAGCGCCATCTTGCGGTGGAAAACCAGCTCTTGCGCGCGGAACTCGGCCAGCGCTACCGGGTCATCGGCGACAGCGTGCCCATGAAGGCGCTGCGCCAGCAGATCGCGGTTACCGCCCCCACCAACGGCCGCGTCCTCATCTACGGCGAAAGCGGCACCGGCAAAGAGCTCGTCGCCCGCGCCCTACACGCCGCCAGCCTGCGCAGCAACGGCCCGTTCGTGGAGATGAATTGCGCGGCCATTCCCGAAGAGCTGATCGAATCCGAGCTTTTCGGTCACGTCAAAGGCAGCTTCACCGGAGCCACCGAAGACAAGATCGGCAAATTCCAGAAGGCCGACGGCGGCACGCTCTTCCTCGACGAAGTCGGCGACATGAGCCTGCGCACCCAGTCCAAGGTCCTACGCGTCCTCGAGCAGCAGCGTTTCGAGCCCGTCGGCTCCAACCAGACCGTCACCGTGGACGTCCGGGTCATCGCCGCCACCAACAAGAATCTCGAACAGGAGATCGCCCGTGGCGCCTTCCGCCAGGATCTCTTCTACCGCCTGAACGTCATTCCCTTCTTCGTGCCCCCGCTGCGCGAGCGCCAGGAGGATATCCCCATCCTGGCCCGCTATTTCCTCGCCGAGTTCTGCGAGGCCTACGGCCGCCGCACCCGGGAGATCAGCGAAGCCGCCCTGGAGGTTCTCCTCCGCTATCCCTGGCCCGGCAACGTCCGCGAATTGCGCAATCTCGTCGAGCGCCTCGTGATCATGTGCCCGCAGCAGCGCATTGAGCCCCACCACCTTCCGCCCGAGCTCTTCCGCGGCGCTGCGGAAAGCCCGCAGCAGCCGTACGCCACGCTGCAGGAAGCGCGCAGCGCCTACGAGCGTGAATTCATTCTGCGCAAGCTCCAGGAGCACCGCTGGAACATGACTCAGACCGCCGCCTCCCTCGGCGTCGAACGCAGTCACCTCTACCGCAAAATGAAGTCCCTGGGCATCGCCGCTCCGGACTAA
- the era gene encoding GTPase Era: MTTEPKQAFRSGFVAIVGRPNAGKSTLLNRFVGQKIAIVTSKPQTTRNRIQGIVNRPGGQIVFIDTPGLHKAASALGRQMMREVAAALEGIDVLLLMVDASRPFAGPDVYLLQRAKTFGGTTILALNKVDRLPKTQLLPLIDAYQKEYDFAAIVPISALKGTGCKELLDEIVQHLPEGAAHFPEDQVTDQPERFLAAEIIREKAIDLTYHEVPHALAVVVEKFEESPKLLRIYATLYVERDAQKKILIGSKGAMLKRIGTEARKEMEALLDTKIFLETHVKVVPGWRDHPQRVRDLDWHVQLDALTEDQNEAQDEEE; encoded by the coding sequence ATGACAACCGAGCCGAAGCAGGCGTTCCGTTCCGGATTCGTGGCCATCGTCGGGCGGCCCAATGCGGGGAAATCCACGCTGCTGAATCGCTTCGTGGGGCAGAAGATTGCCATTGTGACGTCCAAGCCGCAGACCACGCGCAACCGCATCCAGGGCATCGTGAACCGTCCTGGCGGGCAGATCGTGTTCATTGACACGCCGGGGCTGCACAAGGCGGCCAGCGCGCTGGGCCGGCAGATGATGCGCGAAGTGGCCGCGGCGCTGGAAGGAATTGACGTGCTGCTGCTGATGGTGGATGCCAGCCGGCCGTTCGCCGGACCCGACGTCTACTTGCTCCAGCGCGCGAAGACTTTCGGGGGAACTACGATCCTGGCGCTGAACAAGGTGGACCGCCTGCCGAAGACGCAGCTGCTGCCGCTGATCGACGCCTATCAGAAGGAGTACGATTTCGCGGCCATCGTGCCGATCTCCGCGCTGAAGGGCACGGGCTGCAAAGAACTGCTTGACGAAATCGTCCAGCACCTGCCGGAAGGCGCGGCGCACTTTCCCGAAGACCAGGTGACGGACCAGCCGGAGCGCTTCCTGGCGGCGGAGATCATCCGCGAAAAGGCCATCGACCTGACGTATCACGAGGTGCCGCACGCGCTGGCGGTAGTGGTGGAGAAATTCGAAGAGAGCCCCAAGCTGCTGCGGATTTACGCCACGCTGTACGTGGAGCGCGACGCCCAGAAGAAGATCCTGATCGGGAGCAAGGGGGCGATGCTCAAGCGCATCGGCACGGAAGCGCGCAAAGAGATGGAAGCGCTGCTGGACACAAAGATCTTTCTGGAAACGCACGTGAAGGTAGTGCCCGGCTGGCGCGATCACCCGCAACGCGTCCGGGATCTGGACTGGCACGTGCAGCTCGACGCCCTGACCGAAGATCAGAACGAAGCGCAGGACGAGGAAGAGTAA